A DNA window from Halopelagius inordinatus contains the following coding sequences:
- a CDS encoding sugar ABC transporter substrate-binding protein — protein sequence MSPDSLKIDLWKAFRNGMEEAANDFGLSANAQDHGGQLSQQISQIEGAITSGADMVAATAPSDSGVRSLAETAVNNGVPFFEYWSMGKWLVPSSVGPEFVQYQIPETYHAGAIPAKILFEEMGGSGNVVVILGPKGHIGSYRYEGFKQAAKEYPDINVLAHQYSGGWTRQLGREVMSAFVSNHGDDIDGVYCNNGTLGLGAASILSENDMAIPFTGFDGALSNIEYIRNNGPDSGEPYQVQEQAAPPFWQGGWAVAKAWDWLHGWRPQIPERMLWVRTLTVLNPELDQSKFSDLDTEFATPEKYLSVAYSDGHSPYDWKAMSVHESGDDWDPQRSLAPIRKSEWEQLKWTEDNKPNNLEIPDAYDDQALFDEVEEDYQQRNQNGQNPYL from the coding sequence ATGTCCCCTGACAGCCTAAAGATCGACCTCTGGAAAGCCTTCCGCAACGGTATGGAGGAGGCGGCCAACGACTTCGGCCTTTCCGCGAACGCACAAGATCACGGTGGTCAACTGAGCCAGCAGATATCCCAGATTGAGGGCGCCATCACCAGCGGTGCGGATATGGTCGCCGCGACCGCACCTAGCGACTCGGGCGTTCGATCGCTCGCGGAGACGGCCGTGAATAACGGCGTCCCATTCTTCGAATATTGGTCGATGGGTAAGTGGCTGGTGCCGTCTTCCGTGGGCCCGGAGTTCGTCCAGTACCAGATTCCGGAGACGTACCATGCCGGCGCAATCCCCGCCAAAATCCTCTTCGAGGAGATGGGCGGTTCAGGAAACGTCGTCGTTATCCTCGGTCCGAAGGGACACATCGGTTCGTACCGGTACGAGGGCTTCAAGCAGGCCGCAAAGGAGTATCCCGACATCAACGTTCTGGCCCACCAGTACTCCGGCGGGTGGACCCGCCAGTTAGGCCGCGAAGTGATGTCGGCGTTCGTCTCGAACCACGGCGACGACATCGACGGCGTCTACTGCAACAACGGCACGCTCGGACTCGGTGCGGCATCGATTCTCTCCGAGAACGACATGGCGATTCCGTTCACCGGATTCGACGGTGCACTCTCGAATATCGAATACATCCGCAACAACGGCCCGGATTCCGGTGAACCGTACCAGGTGCAGGAGCAGGCCGCCCCCCCGTTCTGGCAAGGCGGCTGGGCCGTCGCCAAGGCCTGGGACTGGCTCCATGGCTGGCGACCCCAGATACCGGAGCGCATGCTCTGGGTGCGGACGCTGACGGTTCTCAACCCCGAACTTGACCAGTCAAAGTTCAGTGACCTCGACACCGAGTTCGCCACGCCGGAGAAGTATCTGTCCGTGGCGTACTCTGACGGCCACTCCCCGTACGATTGGAAGGCGATGTCAGTCCACGAGAGCGGTGACGACTGGGATCCCCAGCGTAGCCTCGCACCCATCCGCAAGTCCGAGTGGGAGCAGCTCAAATGGACGGAGGACAACAAGCCGAACAACCTGGAGATTCCGGACGCCTACGACGACCAGGCCCTCTTCGACGAGGTCGAAGAGGACTACCAGCAGCGGAATCAGAACGGGCAGAACCCGTACCTATAA
- a CDS encoding four-carbon acid sugar kinase family protein, whose translation MHPSALVVADDLTGATDTGHEFAARGLRTLVSTFDASTTDAGSQTDVRVVDTDSRYADPTDAAVRVERVISDGDAGFVYKKVDSTLRGNLVAEVDAAVNATGADVALVAPASPRNGRTTVEGYHLVDGVPVSETDAGNDPDKPVETSHLPTRFAPSSFPVVRLPVNRVAAGAAAVAADLEATAAEGRTVVVADASNERHLDAVASGGARADCSVVYVGSAGLARYVETPPPAADGPPSVPGRERSVLCVVGSTNPATVEQIRALPDASVVSLDVETAVESPATASDDAAADCEARLKRSGLAALVSAPDPDAPNRAAEAGRRLGLDGAEVRARVGEALAGTVERLWRGGESEDDGGGNAADGSSPESLFVTGGAVAADVFDALDARGVLLTGESVEEGIPLGRVAGGVADGTPVVTKAGAFGSSGAIRKCAARLGGRDDFE comes from the coding sequence ATGCACCCCTCGGCCCTCGTCGTCGCGGACGACCTGACCGGGGCGACCGACACCGGCCACGAGTTCGCCGCTCGCGGCCTCCGGACGCTCGTCTCCACGTTCGACGCATCGACGACCGACGCGGGCAGTCAGACAGACGTTCGCGTCGTCGACACCGACTCCCGGTACGCCGACCCGACGGACGCCGCCGTGCGGGTCGAACGCGTGATTTCCGACGGCGACGCCGGGTTCGTCTACAAGAAGGTCGATTCGACGCTCAGGGGGAACCTGGTCGCGGAAGTGGACGCCGCGGTGAACGCGACCGGTGCCGACGTCGCCCTCGTCGCCCCCGCCTCACCGCGCAACGGACGGACGACGGTCGAGGGGTACCACCTCGTCGACGGCGTCCCCGTCTCGGAGACGGACGCCGGGAACGACCCCGACAAGCCGGTCGAAACATCGCACCTCCCGACGCGGTTCGCGCCGTCGTCGTTCCCGGTCGTCCGCCTCCCGGTGAACCGCGTCGCGGCCGGTGCGGCCGCCGTCGCCGCGGACCTCGAAGCGACGGCCGCGGAGGGTCGAACAGTGGTCGTCGCCGACGCCTCGAACGAACGCCACCTCGACGCGGTGGCGTCGGGAGGAGCACGGGCGGACTGTTCCGTCGTCTACGTCGGGAGTGCGGGCCTCGCGCGGTACGTCGAGACGCCGCCGCCCGCCGCGGACGGCCCGCCGTCCGTCCCCGGACGAGAGCGGAGCGTCCTCTGCGTCGTCGGGAGTACGAACCCCGCGACGGTCGAGCAGATTCGCGCCCTTCCCGACGCGTCGGTCGTCTCCCTCGACGTAGAGACGGCCGTGGAGTCCCCCGCGACGGCCAGCGACGACGCCGCGGCGGACTGCGAAGCCCGCCTGAAGCGGTCCGGCCTCGCCGCACTCGTCTCCGCGCCGGACCCGGACGCCCCGAATCGTGCGGCCGAGGCGGGACGGCGACTCGGTCTGGACGGCGCGGAGGTGCGCGCGCGCGTCGGCGAGGCGTTGGCCGGGACCGTAGAGCGACTGTGGCGCGGCGGCGAGAGCGAAGACGACGGTGGCGGGAACGCGGCCGACGGGAGTTCGCCGGAGTCGCTTTTCGTTACGGGCGGTGCGGTCGCCGCCGACGTGTTCGACGCCTTGGACGCGAGGGGCGTCCTCCTCACCGGGGAGTCGGTCGAAGAGGGAATCCCTCTCGGACGCGTCGCGGGCGGCGTCGCCGACGGGACGCCGGTGGTCACGAAGGCGGGCGCGTTCGGCAGTTCCGGGGCAATACGTAAGTGCGCCGCCCGTCTCGGGGGACGTGATGACTTCGAGTAA
- a CDS encoding mannonate dehydratase, whose amino-acid sequence MEPALILPAERDERWDLAKQMGVETAVYHSLEIGDGSRPWRYDELLELTQEFRDYGLELGVIEGCVPISDDTRLGREGRDEEIARFKRYLRNLGELDVPVVAYDWMAGKRWARTSTAVPIRGDSVTTAYDDELMAGAPDQDIAPVDAERLWDALEHFLNEVVPVAEEAGVKLALHPDDPPIDSIRGVDRIVTSPENYDRVMEMYESEYNGITFCQGNFAAMGADVPETIRHFGDRINFVHFRDVEGDARKFVETWHDDGPTDMRACIEAYRDIGFDGPARPDHVPTMAGEENSNPGYMTLGRLYAVGYMKGLLEATD is encoded by the coding sequence ATGGAGCCAGCACTCATCCTGCCCGCAGAGCGCGACGAACGTTGGGATTTGGCGAAACAGATGGGCGTCGAGACGGCCGTCTACCACTCGCTCGAAATCGGTGACGGGTCGCGGCCGTGGCGGTACGACGAACTCCTCGAACTCACGCAGGAGTTCCGCGACTACGGCCTCGAACTCGGCGTCATAGAGGGGTGCGTCCCCATCTCCGACGACACCCGACTCGGCCGGGAGGGCCGCGACGAGGAGATAGCGCGGTTCAAGCGGTACCTGCGGAACCTCGGCGAACTCGACGTCCCCGTCGTCGCCTACGACTGGATGGCGGGCAAGCGGTGGGCGCGCACCTCTACGGCCGTCCCCATCCGCGGCGACTCGGTTACCACCGCGTACGACGACGAACTGATGGCTGGCGCGCCCGACCAAGACATCGCGCCCGTGGACGCCGAACGACTCTGGGACGCCCTCGAACACTTCCTGAACGAGGTGGTTCCCGTCGCCGAGGAGGCGGGCGTGAAACTCGCGCTTCACCCCGACGACCCGCCGATAGACAGCATCCGCGGCGTGGACCGCATCGTCACCTCGCCGGAGAACTACGACCGCGTGATGGAGATGTACGAAAGCGAGTACAACGGCATCACGTTCTGTCAGGGTAACTTCGCGGCGATGGGGGCCGACGTCCCCGAGACCATCCGCCACTTCGGCGACCGAATCAACTTCGTCCACTTCCGCGACGTGGAGGGGGACGCGCGGAAGTTCGTCGAGACGTGGCACGACGACGGGCCGACGGACATGCGCGCCTGTATCGAGGCGTACCGGGACATCGGCTTCGACGGCCCCGCCCGCCCCGACCACGTCCCGACGATGGCGGGCGAGGAGAACTCGAACCCCGGGTACATGACGCTCGGACGTCTCTACGCCGTCGGCTACATGAAGGGTCTGCTGGAAGCCACCGACTGA
- a CDS encoding VOC family protein: MVVPKAFSHIGLRAADVDSTTASLEHLIGVNVVDRGEITNADWERDVQYATLELADKTIFVVHPTPYEAAGLVEPLDPGIAHYGVEVDSIDAALDDWSDDTVLMEPFDLGDTRYAFCTGPDNTRIELVESLTD; this comes from the coding sequence ATGGTCGTTCCAAAGGCGTTCTCTCACATCGGTCTCCGGGCGGCAGATGTCGATAGCACTACTGCTTCGCTTGAACACCTCATAGGGGTCAACGTCGTAGACCGCGGTGAAATCACAAACGCCGACTGGGAACGTGACGTTCAGTACGCTACTCTCGAACTGGCCGACAAGACAATTTTCGTCGTTCATCCCACACCTTACGAGGCCGCAGGACTCGTTGAGCCGCTTGACCCCGGTATTGCTCACTATGGAGTCGAGGTTGACAGCATAGACGCCGCACTCGATGACTGGAGTGACGACACGGTTCTCATGGAGCCTTTCGATCTCGGTGATACACGTTACGCGTTCTGCACCGGTCCCGATAATACGCGAATCGAGCTCGTCGAGTCACTTACGGACTGA
- a CDS encoding DUF362 domain-containing protein, which produces MARSDNDGSGPTPVAEEPILDACGETSVPEMGVIEQVWETDPIPTDEVRDRAAEAVSALELDGVPDGGEVAVGAGSRGIANIPDIVGGVVDGLRERGYDPFVFPAMGSHGGATAEGQREMLESLGMTESTLGCEIRATMDTVVVGRTADRDVAVHADANAAAADAIVPVNRVKPHTDFQGDVESGLSKMLVIGMGKQRGAKTAHEWATDWSFRNMLPEIASLLVAELPVAGGVAIVEDEHDDTAHLEGVPPSGFLDREAELLERAYDHLPTIPFDEVDVLVVDRMGKDISGAGLDTNVIGRLVFGPEPEPETPNVKRIFVRGLTPASHGNATGTGSADVIHADLFEEIDLHDMLMNTITASTLRGAHVPPAVETDRAGIVTCLSTIGVESLDAPRVVRIRDTMHLERIEASPALLAEARERDDLRVVEEAEPVAFEDGQLREDVLGA; this is translated from the coding sequence ATGGCAAGAAGTGACAACGACGGGTCGGGGCCGACGCCCGTCGCGGAGGAACCGATTCTGGACGCCTGCGGGGAGACGTCCGTCCCCGAGATGGGCGTCATAGAGCAGGTGTGGGAGACTGACCCGATTCCGACCGACGAGGTGCGCGACCGGGCGGCAGAGGCCGTCTCCGCGTTGGAGTTGGACGGCGTTCCCGACGGCGGCGAGGTGGCCGTCGGCGCGGGGAGTCGGGGCATCGCGAACATCCCCGACATCGTCGGCGGCGTCGTGGACGGACTCCGAGAACGGGGGTACGACCCGTTCGTCTTCCCGGCGATGGGGAGTCACGGCGGGGCCACCGCCGAGGGACAACGAGAGATGCTCGAGTCTCTCGGCATGACCGAATCGACTCTCGGGTGCGAGATACGGGCGACGATGGACACCGTCGTCGTCGGGCGGACGGCGGACCGCGACGTGGCGGTCCACGCCGACGCGAACGCCGCCGCCGCGGACGCCATCGTCCCCGTCAACCGGGTGAAACCCCACACGGACTTTCAGGGCGACGTGGAGTCGGGCCTCTCGAAGATGCTCGTCATCGGGATGGGGAAACAGCGAGGCGCGAAGACGGCCCACGAGTGGGCGACCGACTGGAGTTTCCGCAACATGCTCCCCGAAATCGCGTCGCTTCTGGTGGCGGAACTGCCCGTCGCGGGCGGCGTCGCGATCGTCGAAGACGAACACGACGACACCGCACACCTCGAAGGCGTCCCCCCCTCCGGGTTCCTCGACAGGGAGGCCGAACTCCTCGAACGGGCCTACGACCACCTGCCGACGATACCGTTCGACGAAGTTGACGTCCTCGTCGTAGACCGGATGGGAAAGGACATCTCCGGGGCCGGGTTGGACACGAACGTCATCGGACGACTGGTGTTCGGTCCCGAACCGGAACCGGAGACGCCGAACGTAAAGCGCATCTTCGTTCGCGGTCTCACCCCCGCCTCTCACGGCAACGCCACGGGTACGGGGTCCGCCGACGTGATACACGCCGACCTGTTCGAGGAGATAGACCTCCACGACATGCTGATGAACACGATTACCGCGAGTACGTTGCGGGGCGCGCACGTTCCGCCGGCCGTCGAGACTGACCGCGCCGGCATCGTCACCTGCCTCTCTACCATCGGCGTCGAGAGTCTCGACGCGCCGCGGGTCGTCCGCATCCGCGACACGATGCATCTCGAACGAATCGAGGCGTCGCCCGCCCTCCTCGCGGAGGCGCGCGAACGCGACGACCTGCGCGTCGTCGAGGAGGCGGAACCCGTCGCCTTCGAGGACGGCCAACTTCGAGAGGACGTTCTGGGCGCGTGA
- the pdxA gene encoding 4-hydroxythreonine-4-phosphate dehydrogenase PdxA yields the protein MTSSKPLVAVTMGDPAGVGAEVAVDAYRDATEFARVVVVGDADAIRTAVQVCDASLDVRTVDSVGDVDDDPSTLSVLDLDNVDELVHGELRAEYGEASLEYVERAIELAVAGEVDAIATAPINKQATRMAGSDHAGHTGLLAERTDTENYSMMLIEEDLRVTHVSTHVPLRDACNLVTTENVLDTIRVTDDALRELGLDSPRVAVAGLNPHAGDGGLLGDEDEAEIAPAVERAREEGIDADGPLSPDTVYVRAARGDFDCVVSMYHDQGHIPLKMLGFDGSGGVSGVNMTVGLPIVRTSVDHGTAFDIAGEGIASEASMVDAIRVAATAVDNRREDAK from the coding sequence ATGACTTCGAGTAAACCGCTCGTCGCCGTGACGATGGGCGACCCGGCGGGGGTCGGCGCGGAAGTCGCCGTCGATGCGTACCGCGATGCAACCGAGTTCGCGCGAGTCGTCGTCGTCGGCGACGCGGACGCGATTCGGACGGCCGTCCAGGTGTGCGACGCCTCTCTCGACGTGCGCACGGTCGATTCGGTCGGCGACGTGGACGACGACCCCTCGACGCTCTCGGTGTTGGACCTCGACAACGTGGACGAACTCGTCCACGGCGAGTTGCGCGCGGAGTACGGAGAGGCGAGTCTGGAGTACGTCGAACGCGCCATCGAACTCGCCGTCGCGGGCGAAGTAGACGCCATCGCGACGGCCCCCATCAACAAGCAGGCGACGCGGATGGCGGGGAGCGACCACGCCGGTCACACCGGCCTCCTCGCGGAGCGAACCGACACCGAGAACTACTCGATGATGCTGATAGAGGAGGACCTGCGCGTGACCCACGTGAGCACCCACGTCCCCCTCAGAGACGCCTGCAACCTCGTGACGACCGAGAACGTCCTCGACACGATTCGAGTGACAGACGACGCCCTCCGCGAACTCGGTCTCGACTCGCCGCGCGTCGCCGTCGCGGGGTTGAACCCCCACGCCGGGGACGGCGGACTTCTCGGCGACGAGGACGAAGCGGAGATAGCGCCCGCGGTCGAACGCGCCCGCGAGGAGGGTATCGACGCCGACGGACCCCTCTCGCCGGACACCGTCTACGTCCGCGCGGCGCGCGGGGACTTCGACTGCGTCGTCTCGATGTACCACGACCAGGGACACATCCCGCTGAAGATGCTCGGGTTCGACGGGTCCGGGGGCGTGAGTGGAGTCAACATGACCGTCGGCCTCCCCATCGTCCGCACGAGCGTCGACCACGGAACCGCCTTCGACATCGCGGGCGAGGGTATCGCGAGCGAAGCGAGCATGGTCGACGCCATCAGAGTGGCGGCGACGGCGGTGGACAACCGCCGAGAGGACGCGAAGTAG
- a CDS encoding LUD domain-containing protein → MSTDAVSAFESSLSNLDVTLTRTDPDGFAAAVTDAVEEPAVGTPLGFDGVSLDDTPVRTDLTPRRLTEAETGVTPVGRAVAEYGTLVVESNAAGNEFVALYPPTHVGVVRESDVEADVESSVPYLTDRFESGESAVFATGVSSTGDMGALVEGVHGPSTVRVILVEGL, encoded by the coding sequence ATGTCCACAGACGCGGTATCGGCCTTCGAGTCGTCGCTTTCGAATCTGGACGTGACGCTGACGCGAACCGACCCCGACGGGTTCGCAGCGGCCGTCACGGACGCAGTAGAGGAACCGGCAGTCGGGACGCCACTCGGGTTCGATGGCGTCTCGCTCGACGACACGCCCGTGCGGACCGACCTCACCCCTCGTCGCCTCACCGAGGCGGAGACGGGCGTCACGCCCGTCGGACGCGCCGTCGCGGAGTACGGAACGCTCGTCGTGGAGTCGAACGCCGCCGGAAACGAGTTCGTCGCGCTCTACCCGCCGACGCACGTCGGCGTCGTCCGCGAGAGCGACGTGGAAGCGGACGTCGAGTCGTCCGTCCCGTACCTCACAGACCGGTTCGAGAGCGGGGAGTCCGCCGTCTTCGCCACGGGCGTCAGTTCCACCGGCGACATGGGCGCGTTGGTCGAGGGCGTCCACGGACCGAGCACCGTCCGCGTGATTCTCGTGGAGGGACTATGA
- a CDS encoding LUD domain-containing protein: MSAQRERRRKAQKIRHLLETEGDAIHANTTVFNDDRYEVTAGFEEYEDLRTEARAIKEDAIERLPELVERVRESVEANGGTVYVADDAADANRYIETVVEDEDAETLVKSKSMTTEELDVNEHLESRGVDVWETDLGEFVLQVADEAPSHLVGPSLHKSRADVARLFNETFDPEEPFETPQELTEFARDYLGERIRDADVGMTGANFVLADSGTITLVTNEGNARKSAVTPDTHVAVAGLEKLIPGAEELQPFVELIAKAATGQPIAQYVTMLTPPVSSPTIDFDSPDEPLGSADERDFHLVLVDNGRLDMREDDHLKETLYCIRCGACANSCGNFQHVGGHAFGGETYTGGIAGGWETGVHGLESADEFNDLCTGCSRCVNACPVKIDIPWINTVVRDRLNRQSDASEFDFLVEGLTPDAEPGGMDVQKRLFGNFGTLARVGSATAPLSNAVSNLGPVRAAMDRLLGVDARRDLPQFRRETLVDWFEKRDGATHSDATAGRSVVLYPDTYTNYVLVERGKAAVRTLEALGAHVELATPRESGRAPLSQGMVETARENARAVAADLDPYLDAGFDVVVVEPSDLAAFRREYEKLLDGETHERLSENAYEVMEYVYGLVENGADPGVLSSPGADTERVAYHSHCQQRTLGVEAYTEAVLANLGYDVLSSDVECCGMAGSFGYKSEYYELSMDVGEDLREEFADTDDRTLVASGTSCTEQMGDLFARDVTHPVELVAPDG; encoded by the coding sequence ATGAGCGCACAGAGAGAACGCCGTCGGAAGGCCCAGAAGATACGCCACCTGTTGGAGACGGAGGGCGACGCCATCCACGCCAACACCACCGTCTTCAACGACGACAGATACGAGGTCACCGCCGGATTCGAAGAGTACGAGGACCTGCGGACGGAGGCGCGGGCCATCAAGGAAGACGCCATCGAACGCCTCCCGGAACTCGTCGAACGGGTCCGCGAGAGCGTCGAGGCGAACGGCGGAACGGTGTACGTCGCGGACGACGCGGCGGACGCGAACCGCTACATAGAGACGGTCGTCGAGGACGAGGACGCCGAAACGCTGGTCAAGAGCAAGTCGATGACCACCGAGGAGTTGGACGTGAACGAACACCTCGAATCTCGCGGCGTGGACGTCTGGGAGACGGACCTCGGGGAGTTCGTCCTGCAGGTGGCCGACGAAGCGCCCTCTCACCTCGTCGGACCCTCGCTTCACAAATCGAGAGCGGACGTGGCCCGCCTGTTCAACGAGACGTTCGACCCCGAGGAACCGTTCGAGACGCCGCAGGAACTCACGGAGTTTGCCCGCGACTACCTCGGCGAACGCATCCGAGACGCCGACGTGGGGATGACGGGCGCGAACTTCGTCCTCGCGGACTCCGGCACCATCACCCTCGTGACGAACGAGGGCAACGCTCGGAAGTCGGCTGTCACTCCCGACACGCACGTCGCCGTGGCGGGCCTGGAGAAACTGATTCCGGGGGCCGAGGAACTACAACCGTTCGTCGAACTCATCGCCAAGGCGGCGACGGGGCAACCCATCGCGCAGTACGTCACGATGCTCACGCCGCCCGTGTCGTCGCCGACAATCGACTTCGACAGCCCGGACGAACCGCTCGGAAGCGCGGACGAGCGAGATTTCCACCTCGTCCTCGTGGACAACGGCAGACTCGACATGCGCGAGGACGACCACCTGAAGGAGACGCTCTACTGCATCCGGTGCGGGGCGTGTGCGAACTCCTGCGGGAACTTCCAACACGTCGGCGGCCACGCCTTCGGCGGGGAGACGTACACCGGCGGTATCGCGGGCGGGTGGGAGACGGGCGTCCACGGACTCGAGAGCGCAGACGAGTTCAACGACCTCTGTACGGGCTGTTCGCGGTGCGTCAACGCCTGCCCGGTGAAGATAGACATCCCGTGGATAAACACCGTCGTCCGCGACCGGTTGAACCGCCAGAGCGACGCCAGCGAGTTCGACTTCCTCGTGGAGGGTCTCACGCCCGACGCCGAACCCGGCGGGATGGACGTACAGAAGCGTCTCTTCGGGAACTTCGGAACCCTCGCCAGAGTCGGCTCCGCGACGGCACCGCTCTCGAACGCCGTCTCGAACCTCGGACCGGTCCGGGCCGCGATGGACCGACTCCTCGGCGTGGACGCCCGCCGCGACTTGCCCCAGTTCCGCCGGGAGACGCTCGTCGACTGGTTCGAGAAGCGAGACGGCGCAACCCACTCGGACGCCACCGCCGGCCGGAGCGTCGTTCTCTACCCCGACACGTACACGAACTACGTCCTCGTCGAGAGGGGAAAAGCGGCCGTCCGAACGCTCGAAGCCCTCGGCGCGCACGTGGAACTCGCGACGCCGAGAGAGAGCGGGCGCGCACCCCTTTCGCAGGGGATGGTCGAGACGGCGAGAGAGAACGCGCGCGCCGTCGCCGCCGACTTGGACCCCTACCTCGATGCGGGGTTCGACGTGGTCGTCGTCGAACCCTCGGACCTCGCCGCGTTCCGCCGCGAGTACGAGAAACTGCTGGACGGTGAGACCCACGAACGACTCTCCGAGAACGCCTACGAGGTGATGGAGTACGTCTACGGCCTCGTCGAGAACGGTGCCGATCCGGGCGTCCTCTCGTCGCCCGGCGCGGACACCGAACGCGTCGCCTACCACAGTCACTGCCAACAGCGAACGCTCGGCGTCGAAGCGTACACCGAAGCCGTCCTCGCGAATCTCGGATACGACGTGCTGTCTTCGGACGTGGAGTGCTGCGGCATGGCGGGGAGTTTCGGCTACAAATCGGAGTACTACGAACTCAGTATGGACGTCGGCGAGGACCTGCGCGAGGAGTTCGCAGACACCGACGACAGAACCCTCGTCGCCAGCGGAACGTCCTGCACCGAACAGATGGGCGACCTGTTCGCCCGCGACGTGACCCACCCCGTCGAACTCGTCGCGCCCGACGGGTAA
- a CDS encoding sugar ABC transporter ATP-binding protein, with amino-acid sequence MSANTDLSERTVQDSAVRFEVENIRKEFTNVVALDDVNFELRTGEVVGLVGENGAGKSTLLNILSGIYQQDRGHIYVDGERVSITNPREASQHGVAIVHQEHNIIPNLSGYENLFLEQFPDYSTAGVLDSNTLKREGAQILDTLGIDLDLEKRVSNYSFSDRQMLSIAKAFTETVHTDHPIILLDEPTAGLEEDGRDLLFDRIEDLRDQASFVFVSHELDEVLEISDRIYVLRDGKVVNHLQRGDATEDKLQQSMVGREVSDEYYQVSDQRGVEGNESVLTVSNLGNEGHFEDVSFDVHEGEIFGICGVMGSGKSALGRVLSGVDAADTGELTVDGTPVETGSVHRMVNQGVGYVPKERQSEGTLLYQPLRVNVSLPSIGTDLVADKLPGLGTVNWLIDFEKEDEMAEDVIEQLNVKAPSIESPLIQLSGGNQQKVVLGKNLQREVSVLVMDNVTRGIDVGAKEEVYRILRQLADDGVSMVFIADELPELIGMSNRIGVMHEGEMVEIVDAPPDDKPTESEIIKKMI; translated from the coding sequence ATGAGCGCAAACACAGATCTCTCCGAACGCACTGTACAGGACTCGGCGGTCCGGTTCGAAGTTGAGAATATCCGAAAGGAGTTCACGAACGTCGTCGCACTAGACGACGTTAACTTCGAGTTACGGACCGGTGAGGTCGTCGGACTCGTGGGCGAGAACGGAGCCGGGAAGAGCACCCTACTAAACATCCTCAGTGGTATCTACCAGCAAGATCGGGGCCACATCTACGTCGACGGTGAGAGGGTGTCGATCACGAACCCCCGGGAGGCATCCCAACACGGCGTCGCCATCGTCCACCAGGAACACAACATCATCCCGAACCTCTCGGGTTACGAGAACTTGTTCCTAGAGCAGTTCCCGGACTATTCGACCGCCGGCGTCCTCGACTCTAATACTCTCAAACGCGAGGGCGCACAGATTCTAGATACGCTTGGGATCGACCTCGATCTGGAGAAACGCGTCTCGAACTACTCGTTCAGCGACCGGCAGATGCTGAGTATCGCGAAAGCGTTCACCGAGACGGTCCACACCGACCACCCCATAATCCTGCTCGACGAACCGACTGCGGGCCTCGAGGAAGACGGACGTGACCTTCTGTTCGACCGTATCGAGGACCTCCGCGACCAGGCCTCGTTCGTGTTCGTCTCCCACGAACTCGACGAAGTCCTTGAAATCAGCGACCGCATCTACGTCCTTCGGGACGGCAAAGTCGTTAACCATCTCCAGCGGGGGGACGCCACCGAGGACAAACTCCAGCAGAGCATGGTCGGTCGCGAGGTCTCGGACGAGTACTATCAGGTCTCCGACCAGCGAGGCGTCGAGGGCAACGAGTCCGTCCTCACGGTGTCGAACCTCGGCAACGAGGGGCACTTCGAGGACGTCTCGTTCGACGTCCACGAGGGCGAGATATTCGGGATCTGTGGCGTGATGGGTAGCGGGAAGAGCGCCCTCGGCCGCGTGCTGAGCGGCGTTGACGCCGCGGACACCGGTGAACTCACCGTCGACGGCACTCCCGTCGAGACGGGGTCCGTCCATCGGATGGTCAACCAAGGCGTCGGCTATGTCCCCAAGGAGCGCCAGTCCGAGGGAACATTGCTCTACCAACCGTTGCGCGTCAACGTCTCGTTGCCGAGCATCGGAACCGACCTCGTCGCCGACAAGTTGCCTGGGCTGGGAACGGTCAACTGGCTTATCGACTTCGAGAAGGAAGACGAGATGGCAGAGGACGTGATCGAGCAACTCAACGTCAAGGCGCCCAGCATCGAGTCGCCGCTCATCCAACTCAGCGGTGGCAACCAGCAGAAAGTCGTCCTCGGGAAGAACCTCCAGCGCGAGGTATCGGTCCTCGTCATGGATAACGTGACCCGCGGTATCGACGTCGGCGCCAAAGAAGAAGTGTACCGCATCCTTCGTCAACTCGCCGACGACGGCGTGTCGATGGTCTTCATCGCGGACGAACTCCCGGAACTCATCGGGATGAGCAATCGCATCGGCGTGATGCACGAGGGCGAGATGGTCGAGATCGTTGACGCACCGCCCGATGACAAACCGACGGAATCGGAAATAATCAAAAAGATGATCTAA